The following coding sequences are from one Oryzisolibacter sp. LB2S window:
- the egtD gene encoding L-histidine N(alpha)-methyltransferase, with protein MPPADVTSAAHAASPHGLRAVQRVALAGPAARQEIEDGLLAPQARISPKYFYDRRGSELFEAITRLPEYYLTRTERALMRAHGRAIAGAVGLGRVVIEPGAGSCDKARTLCRRLAATHFVGVDISADFLQGAVLRLRAALPALDARAVAGDITAGLQLPADIPPERRLVFYPGSSIGNFDPADALALLARMRALAGPGGGLLIGIDLPKDRAVLEAAYDDAAGVTAAFNRNVLAHVNRLIGSDFDPCRWQHRAFFNWAASRVEMHLEARGPQRVRWPGGGRDFASGECIHTENSYKHSLPAFEALLAKAGFCRCQSWTDARGWYAVLHARA; from the coding sequence ATGCCCCCAGCCGACGTTACGAGTGCAGCGCATGCCGCCAGCCCCCATGGGCTTCGCGCGGTGCAGCGCGTGGCGCTGGCCGGGCCCGCTGCCAGGCAGGAGATCGAGGACGGCCTGTTGGCGCCGCAGGCCCGCATCAGCCCCAAGTACTTCTATGACCGGCGTGGTTCGGAACTCTTCGAGGCCATCACACGCCTGCCGGAGTACTACCTCACGCGCACCGAACGGGCACTCATGCGCGCGCATGGCCGAGCCATTGCCGGCGCCGTGGGGCTTGGCCGCGTGGTCATTGAGCCCGGGGCCGGCAGTTGCGACAAGGCGCGCACCCTGTGCCGCAGACTCGCGGCCACGCATTTCGTGGGCGTGGACATCTCGGCAGATTTCCTGCAGGGGGCTGTGCTGCGCCTGCGTGCCGCGCTGCCGGCGCTCGATGCGCGCGCCGTGGCGGGTGACATCACAGCAGGCCTGCAGCTGCCTGCCGACATACCGCCCGAGCGGCGCCTCGTGTTCTACCCAGGCTCGTCCATAGGCAACTTCGATCCCGCCGACGCCCTGGCATTGCTTGCGCGCATGCGTGCGCTGGCCGGCCCTGGCGGGGGCCTGCTGATAGGCATAGACCTGCCAAAGGACAGGGCCGTGCTGGAGGCGGCCTATGACGATGCGGCCGGCGTGACCGCGGCCTTCAACCGCAATGTGCTCGCGCATGTCAATCGCCTGATCGGCAGTGACTTCGATCCGTGCCGATGGCAGCACAGGGCGTTCTTCAACTGGGCGGCCTCGCGCGTGGAAATGCACCTGGAGGCCCGGGGCCCGCAGCGCGTGCGCTGGCCCGGTGGCGGGCGGGACTTTGCCTCGGGCGAGTGCATCCACACGGAGAACAGCTACAAGCATTCGCTGCCCGCGTTCGAGGCGCTGCTCGCCAAGGCGGGGTTCTGCCGCTGCCAGAGCTGGACCGATGCCCGCGGCTGGTATGCCGTGCTGCATGCGCGTGCATGA
- the egtB gene encoding ergothioneine biosynthesis protein EgtB, with the protein MNLTGVVPSATDIDGDGAAAARRYEAVRAASLALAQPLSAEDCCVQSMPDASPTKWHLAHTTWFFETFILETHEPGFRPFDPAFRELFNSYYQGVGPQYPRPRRGLLTRPSLATVLDYRAAVDERMRRLLARGLPPAPLAALLELGLQHEQQHQELMLTDIKHLLSCHPLWPAYRDAPAVDAPAASAGPEWLDCAGGLVEVGHQGASFAFDNELPRHKVFLRPYALATCLVSNGRYLAFMADGGYHNPAHWLAEGWDWCRAQQLEHPLYWRRDAGGWSEFTLAGARPLAADAPVAHLSYYEADAFARWAGARLPTEAEWEGACTGPDRGALRQMFGVLWQWTQSSYAPYPGFAPAPGAVGEYNGKFMVNQYVLRGSSCATPEGHARVSYRNFFPTPARWQFTGLRLAKDS; encoded by the coding sequence ATGAACCTGACCGGCGTCGTGCCTTCTGCCACCGATATCGACGGCGATGGCGCCGCCGCGGCGCGGCGCTACGAGGCCGTGCGTGCCGCGAGCCTGGCGCTCGCGCAACCGCTGTCGGCCGAGGATTGCTGTGTGCAGTCCATGCCCGACGCCAGCCCTACCAAATGGCATCTGGCACACACCACCTGGTTCTTCGAGACCTTCATCCTGGAGACGCATGAGCCGGGCTTTCGCCCGTTCGACCCGGCCTTTCGTGAGCTTTTCAACTCCTACTACCAGGGCGTGGGGCCGCAGTATCCGCGGCCCAGGCGCGGCCTGCTCACGCGGCCATCGCTGGCCACCGTGCTCGACTACCGCGCCGCCGTCGATGAGCGCATGCGGCGCCTGCTCGCGCGCGGCCTCCCGCCGGCGCCACTGGCGGCCTTGCTGGAGCTGGGCCTGCAGCACGAGCAGCAGCACCAGGAGCTGATGCTGACCGACATCAAGCATCTGCTGTCCTGCCACCCCCTGTGGCCCGCGTACCGTGATGCGCCGGCGGTGGACGCGCCCGCTGCCTCGGCCGGCCCCGAGTGGCTCGATTGCGCGGGGGGGCTCGTGGAGGTCGGCCACCAGGGCGCGAGCTTTGCATTCGACAACGAGTTGCCGCGGCACAAGGTCTTTCTGCGGCCCTACGCGCTGGCCACATGCCTGGTGAGCAACGGCCGCTATCTGGCCTTCATGGCCGATGGCGGCTATCACAATCCCGCGCACTGGCTGGCCGAGGGCTGGGACTGGTGCCGCGCGCAGCAGCTCGAGCACCCCCTGTACTGGCGCCGCGATGCTGGCGGCTGGAGCGAGTTCACGCTGGCCGGCGCGCGGCCGCTGGCAGCAGACGCGCCCGTCGCGCATCTGTCCTACTACGAGGCCGATGCCTTCGCGCGCTGGGCCGGCGCGCGCCTGCCCACCGAGGCCGAGTGGGAGGGCGCCTGTACCGGGCCGGACCGCGGCGCTCTGCGGCAGATGTTCGGCGTGCTCTGGCAGTGGACGCAGTCGAGCTACGCGCCATACCCCGGCTTTGCCCCCGCGCCCGGCGCCGTGGGCGAGTACAACGGCAAGTTTATGGTCAACCAATACGTGTTGCGGGGCAGCTCCTGCGCCACGCCCGAGGGCCATGCGCGCGTGAGCTACCGCAACTTCTTCCCGACGCCCGCGCGCTGGCAGTTCACCGGGCTGAGGCTCGCCAAGGACTCCTGA